From a single Cyclobacterium marinum DSM 745 genomic region:
- a CDS encoding DUF6728 family protein produces the protein MASKLKEFFQLGEVGEYFIRVFKKPDPNKKTNFNLRMMHGINKISILVFLAALVYWIIKRLA, from the coding sequence ATGGCTAGCAAATTAAAAGAGTTCTTTCAGTTGGGTGAGGTAGGTGAGTACTTTATTCGCGTTTTTAAAAAACCTGACCCCAATAAGAAAACCAACTTTAACCTAAGAATGATGCATGGCATCAATAAAATATCGATTTTGGTCTTTCTTGCAGCATTGGTATATTGGATCATTAAAAGATTGGCTTAA
- a CDS encoding ABC transporter ATP-binding protein — MSYLNIEGLTKIFDGELKALDSLSLSINKAERWSIIGSSGSGKSTLLKLIAGMEVQNEGQVYLEGEKILNPEQKLVAGYDELQLVKQDNGLFPLSTVAENISRPLLQYDKAYAKERLEALLQVFGLVEKRDSYPRQLSGGQQQKVAIARALSLEPQVLLLDEPFSSLDSLQKRGLLDELNLIFKELEITVIMVTHDIQDALLLTENLCVLSEGKLLRQGKVKDIYKNPQTAYVAGFFGPLNRLPGKPNLYLRPSSIKHSTSAGMLKGSILLKRYFPEYDLLTVKVSEEHPAWQLIRYERDLSEGQTIFMNWEEEDVLALEEK; from the coding sequence ATGAGTTATCTTAATATTGAAGGCTTAACCAAAATTTTTGATGGTGAGCTTAAAGCTTTGGATAGCTTGTCTTTATCCATTAATAAAGCAGAACGATGGTCAATCATCGGTTCTAGTGGTAGCGGAAAAAGTACCTTGCTCAAGCTCATTGCAGGTATGGAAGTTCAAAATGAAGGGCAGGTGTATTTAGAAGGGGAGAAAATACTTAATCCTGAGCAAAAATTAGTAGCAGGGTATGATGAACTCCAACTTGTAAAGCAGGACAATGGTTTGTTTCCTTTGTCTACTGTCGCTGAAAATATAAGCAGGCCCCTACTGCAATATGATAAAGCATATGCCAAAGAGAGGCTTGAGGCTTTGTTGCAGGTATTTGGTTTGGTGGAGAAAAGAGACAGTTATCCCAGGCAATTGTCCGGCGGGCAACAACAAAAAGTAGCCATCGCTAGGGCCTTAAGTTTAGAACCTCAGGTGTTGCTATTGGATGAACCCTTTAGTTCCTTGGATAGCTTACAAAAGAGAGGCTTGCTTGATGAACTGAATTTAATCTTTAAGGAATTAGAGATAACGGTGATCATGGTGACCCATGATATCCAAGATGCGCTCTTGCTAACAGAGAATTTATGTGTCCTTTCTGAAGGGAAATTATTGCGTCAAGGAAAGGTAAAAGACATCTACAAAAATCCTCAAACTGCATATGTGGCGGGCTTTTTTGGCCCATTAAATCGACTTCCCGGAAAGCCTAATCTATACTTGAGACCTTCTTCCATAAAACATTCCACTTCGGCAGGCATGTTAAAAGGGAGTATATTATTAAAAAGATACTTTCCTGAATATGATTTGTTAACCGTGAAAGTATCTGAGGAGCATCCGGCGTGGCAATTGATTCGATACGAAAGGGACTTGTCGGAAGGCCAGACAATATTTATGAATTGGGAAGAAGAGGATGTATTAGCCTTGGAAGAAAAGTAA
- a CDS encoding SDR family oxidoreductase gives MSKSILVTGGTKGIGKAIILEFANKGFDVFTCSRNEDELRELKEEVEKNFSAVKVYTKKADLSIKEETKAFVAFVKKIGIPDVLVNNTGIFIPGSLHSEDEANFEKTMHTNLFSTYYLTKGFTKELMERKNGHIFTIGSIAGLTAYANGGSYAVSKWAMLGFTKCLRQEMVPHGVKVTSVLPGATFTASWEGVDLPESRFIDVVDVAASVWSAYNLSPRSVVEEIVIRPQLGDI, from the coding sequence ATGTCGAAAAGTATTTTAGTTACCGGAGGCACAAAGGGTATAGGAAAGGCCATTATCCTTGAATTTGCGAATAAAGGTTTTGACGTATTTACTTGTAGTAGAAATGAAGATGAGTTGAGGGAATTAAAAGAAGAGGTGGAAAAAAACTTTTCGGCAGTAAAAGTATATACGAAGAAAGCCGATCTTTCTATTAAAGAAGAGACAAAAGCATTTGTAGCATTTGTAAAAAAAATAGGAATACCCGATGTTTTAGTAAATAATACAGGTATTTTTATTCCTGGAAGCCTTCACTCGGAGGACGAAGCAAACTTTGAAAAGACCATGCACACCAATCTTTTCAGCACTTATTATTTGACCAAAGGTTTTACTAAGGAGTTGATGGAAAGAAAAAATGGGCATATTTTTACTATTGGAAGCATAGCAGGGCTAACTGCTTATGCCAATGGTGGAAGTTATGCTGTATCTAAATGGGCCATGTTGGGTTTCACGAAATGCTTGAGACAAGAAATGGTACCTCATGGGGTTAAGGTGACTTCAGTTTTGCCCGGGGCAACATTCACTGCGAGTTGGGAAGGAGTGGATTTACCGGAGAGCAGATTCATAGATGTGGTGGATGTGGCAGCATCAGTTTGGTCAGCTTATAACCTTTCGCCCCGTTCTGTTGTTGAAGAGATAGTAATCCGACCTCAATTAGGTGATATATAA
- a CDS encoding FKBP-type peptidyl-prolyl cis-trans isomerase → MKIEENVVVGLTYELKVTNEQPDSLPFSVEVRDKDDPFYFLVGDSGLPKTFEKNLADKVEGDQFNFTLSVEEAYGKPDDELIVSVPKSQFNQERGFEEEMLQEGNFLPLIDEDGYPMQAKVVKDLGEEVLLDFNHPLTGMNLHFEGEVFAIREATDKEKEEGFRV, encoded by the coding sequence ATGAAAATCGAAGAGAATGTAGTGGTAGGTTTAACCTACGAATTAAAAGTAACCAATGAACAACCCGACTCTCTCCCTTTTAGTGTGGAAGTGAGGGACAAGGACGATCCTTTTTACTTCTTAGTTGGAGATAGTGGACTACCTAAAACTTTTGAGAAAAATCTCGCCGACAAAGTTGAAGGTGACCAGTTTAACTTTACCTTGTCTGTTGAAGAAGCATATGGTAAACCGGATGATGAGCTTATCGTTTCTGTACCTAAATCCCAATTCAATCAAGAGAGAGGATTTGAAGAAGAGATGCTTCAAGAAGGGAATTTTTTACCCTTGATAGACGAAGATGGCTACCCAATGCAGGCAAAGGTGGTTAAGGATTTGGGTGAAGAAGTGTTATTGGATTTCAACCACCCACTTACAGGCATGAACCTACATTTTGAAGGTGAGGTATTTGCTATTAGAGAAGCTACGGATAAGGAAAAAGAAGAGGGTTTCAGGGTTTAA
- a CDS encoding MmcQ/YjbR family DNA-binding protein, with amino-acid sequence MDIQTFREYCLKKTGVTEDTPFDNNTLCFRVGNKIFAILDIDKFESVNLKCDPEKAVMLRESHEGILPGYHMNKKHWNTVSCDGSVTSELILELVDHSYSLVFASLPKKLKEEING; translated from the coding sequence ATGGACATTCAAACCTTTAGGGAGTATTGCTTGAAGAAAACCGGGGTTACTGAGGATACACCTTTTGACAACAATACACTTTGCTTTAGGGTTGGGAATAAGATTTTCGCAATATTGGATATTGATAAATTTGAAAGTGTCAACCTAAAATGTGACCCTGAAAAAGCCGTAATGCTTAGGGAATCTCACGAAGGTATCCTACCGGGTTATCATATGAATAAAAAACATTGGAATACAGTTTCATGTGATGGTTCGGTTACCTCTGAATTGATCTTGGAATTAGTCGACCATTCTTACAGCTTGGTATTCGCTAGTTTGCCTAAAAAATTGAAAGAAGAAATTAACGGATGA
- the ispG gene encoding (E)-4-hydroxy-3-methylbut-2-enyl-diphosphate synthase, which produces MELKTFTENQQYCNSLTNYSRRKTIPVRIGDITIGGDNPIVVQSMTTVDTMDTQGSIEQCIRMIDSGCELVRITAPSIKEAENLQAIKDGLRKRGYNTPLVADIHFTPNAAEVAAKIVEKVRVNPGNYADKKKFEVLEYTDASYQAELERIRERFLPLVNICKTHCTAMRIGTNHGSLSDRIMSRYGDTPLGMVESALEFLRICEAENYHDIVISMKSSNTQVMVQAYRLLVNKLEEGGFKPYPLHLGVTEAGDGEDGRVKSAVGIGALLEDGLGDTVRVSLTEDPEFESPVVKTLINRYANRPEASGIIPISNYPIDPFAYNKRTAVEVANFGGGNVPRVITDISTVGITVPKDLKCVGHFYLPELDKWKMNDQGCDYIFSDKSPVPFMLPNGLKEILAYDTWGNQEDQKNKLPAIDLDHLKEKVKLHETLNFLLVSSENIEEAIPYLNNELPLIIVLFSNCEHQMQAIRRAIVSLIDAEINLPVVPKVSYSEKDAEKTMLFSATDVGGLLIDGLGDGMVIGLDQLQLRDKEEKLAQVKLHNSVSFGVLQAARTRMSKTEYISCPSCGRTLFDLQETTALIRKRTDHLKGVKIGIMGCIVNGPGEMADADYGYVGSGKGKITLYKGKEVMKRSVPSENAVDELIDIIKEDGQWIEPETTDHE; this is translated from the coding sequence ATGGAATTGAAAACATTCACAGAGAATCAGCAGTATTGCAATAGTCTTACGAATTATTCCAGAAGGAAAACCATTCCGGTAAGGATCGGAGACATAACTATTGGCGGAGACAATCCCATAGTCGTGCAATCAATGACTACAGTAGACACCATGGATACCCAAGGATCTATTGAACAATGCATCCGCATGATTGATAGTGGCTGTGAACTGGTGAGAATTACAGCTCCCAGTATCAAGGAAGCAGAAAACCTGCAAGCGATTAAAGATGGCTTGAGGAAAAGGGGGTACAATACGCCTTTGGTGGCTGATATTCATTTTACACCTAATGCAGCGGAAGTAGCGGCAAAAATCGTCGAAAAGGTTAGGGTAAATCCGGGAAACTACGCAGACAAAAAGAAATTTGAAGTTTTAGAATATACTGATGCTTCCTATCAGGCAGAACTGGAAAGGATTAGGGAAAGGTTTCTCCCCTTGGTCAATATTTGTAAAACTCATTGCACTGCTATGAGAATTGGCACCAACCACGGTTCATTATCTGATCGGATAATGAGTAGGTATGGAGATACCCCACTTGGAATGGTTGAATCTGCTCTTGAGTTCTTGAGAATTTGTGAGGCAGAAAATTACCATGATATTGTGATTTCAATGAAATCATCCAACACCCAAGTGATGGTTCAGGCATACAGGCTCTTGGTAAATAAACTGGAAGAGGGAGGCTTTAAGCCCTATCCGCTACATCTGGGAGTAACAGAAGCCGGAGATGGAGAAGATGGAAGGGTCAAATCTGCTGTTGGGATCGGAGCATTGCTTGAAGATGGTCTTGGAGATACCGTAAGGGTTTCCTTAACAGAGGATCCTGAGTTTGAATCTCCTGTGGTGAAAACCTTAATAAACAGGTATGCCAATAGACCTGAGGCTTCCGGAATTATACCCATTAGCAATTATCCCATTGACCCTTTTGCTTATAATAAAAGAACCGCTGTAGAGGTGGCTAATTTTGGTGGTGGAAATGTGCCACGGGTGATAACTGATATCTCCACTGTAGGAATAACTGTACCGAAAGACCTAAAATGTGTCGGCCACTTTTATCTTCCGGAATTGGATAAGTGGAAAATGAACGATCAGGGTTGTGATTATATTTTTTCAGATAAAAGCCCGGTTCCATTTATGCTACCTAACGGGCTTAAAGAGATTTTAGCCTATGATACTTGGGGTAATCAAGAGGATCAAAAGAACAAACTACCGGCAATCGATTTAGATCATTTGAAAGAGAAGGTCAAGCTGCATGAAACACTAAATTTTTTATTGGTTTCATCTGAGAACATCGAAGAAGCAATTCCTTATTTAAATAATGAACTCCCCCTCATCATTGTTTTGTTCTCAAACTGTGAACATCAAATGCAAGCGATAAGGAGAGCCATCGTTTCACTTATCGATGCGGAAATTAATTTGCCGGTGGTTCCTAAAGTAAGTTATTCTGAGAAAGATGCAGAAAAAACCATGTTGTTTTCTGCAACAGATGTTGGCGGTCTGTTGATTGATGGACTTGGGGATGGTATGGTAATTGGTTTAGATCAATTGCAACTGCGAGACAAAGAAGAAAAACTGGCACAAGTCAAACTTCATAATTCGGTTAGCTTTGGTGTTTTACAGGCAGCAAGGACTAGGATGTCAAAGACAGAGTATATCTCCTGTCCTTCATGTGGGAGGACACTATTTGACCTTCAGGAGACCACAGCTTTGATAAGAAAGAGGACAGATCACCTCAAAGGGGTTAAGATAGGAATAATGGGCTGTATTGTAAATGGCCCGGGAGAAATGGCAGATGCCGACTATGGTTATGTTGGGTCAGGTAAAGGGAAAATTACACTTTATAAGGGTAAAGAAGTAATGAAGCGGTCCGTGCCTTCCGAGAATGCTGTAGACGAACTAATAGACATTATAAAAGAAGACGGGCAGTGGATCGAGCCTGAAACCACTGATCACGAATAG